In one window of Paraflavitalea soli DNA:
- a CDS encoding LytR/AlgR family response regulator transcription factor, translating into MNELKTIRCLVVDDEPPAREVIRRYVQDVPTLHLAGECANAVQALGALQQQAIDLIFLDIRMPQLDGTTFLKTLKNPPKVIFTTAYPEYALEGYELDVVDYLLKPVRFDRFLKAVNKAFPLGSQQADTTSVLSTPAAQEEKKSESFVYFRADRKMQKVMLHDILYIESMKDYVKIVTTAGTLITKQSITSVEAMLSEKLFVRTHRSFIVAIEKIRSYTNELIEIETTEIPIGKLYRNGVMKMLA; encoded by the coding sequence ATGAATGAATTAAAGACGATACGGTGCCTGGTAGTGGACGATGAGCCGCCCGCACGGGAAGTGATCAGGCGTTATGTGCAGGATGTGCCTACATTGCACCTGGCAGGCGAATGTGCCAATGCGGTACAGGCATTGGGCGCTTTACAACAACAGGCCATCGACCTCATTTTCCTGGATATCCGGATGCCGCAGTTGGATGGCACTACCTTTCTGAAGACATTGAAGAATCCTCCCAAGGTTATCTTTACTACTGCTTATCCTGAATATGCACTGGAAGGGTATGAACTGGATGTAGTGGATTACCTGCTGAAACCAGTACGTTTTGACCGGTTCCTGAAAGCCGTTAATAAAGCATTTCCGCTGGGAAGTCAACAAGCAGATACAACTTCAGTACTCTCTACTCCAGCGGCGCAGGAAGAAAAGAAGAGTGAGTCGTTTGTTTATTTCCGGGCTGATCGCAAAATGCAAAAGGTGATGCTTCATGACATCCTGTATATTGAAAGTATGAAGGATTATGTGAAGATCGTTACCACCGCCGGCACACTCATTACCAAACAATCCATTACTTCGGTAGAAGCGATGCTTTCAGAAAAGCTGTTTGTACGCACCCACCGTTCCTTTATTGTGGCCATTGAAAAGATACGTTCTTATACCAATGAGCTTATTGAAATTGAGACTACGGAGATACCCATTGGTAAGCTGTACCGGAATGGGGTGATGAAGATGCTTGCCTGA